The Thiorhodovibrio litoralis genome includes a window with the following:
- a CDS encoding BCCT family transporter produces MRDSSNQLSRLLAHMQPTVFLGSAALVLGFVIFGTAWPQAAQSAFGAVQRGIITNFGWLYILGATGLLVFVLELLISPYRHIRLGGDQTEPEFGNLAWFAMLFSAGMGTGLVFGPTVFQIKLLISSTGAYLEELIDTSLWLELRPDTNPDSRWQADWTLFYWSWWMIWSPRGCR; encoded by the coding sequence ATGCGCGATTCCTCCAATCAGCTCTCGCGACTGCTCGCGCACATGCAGCCGACCGTCTTCCTCGGCTCGGCGGCGCTGGTGTTGGGCTTTGTCATTTTTGGCACTGCCTGGCCGCAGGCGGCGCAAAGCGCCTTCGGCGCCGTTCAGCGCGGAATCATCACCAACTTTGGCTGGCTCTATATTCTCGGTGCCACGGGGTTGTTGGTCTTTGTACTGGAGCTGTTGATCAGTCCCTATCGCCACATTCGCCTCGGCGGCGACCAGACCGAGCCGGAGTTCGGCAATCTGGCCTGGTTCGCCATGCTGTTTAGCGCCGGCATGGGCACCGGGTTGGTGTTCGGCCCGACCGTGTTTCAGATCAAGCTGCTCATTTCATCCACCGGTGCCTACTTGGAGGAGCTGATCGACACCAGCCTATGGCTGGAGCTGCGCCCGGACACCAACCCGGACAGTCGCTGGCAGGCGGATTGGACGCTGTTCTATTGGAGCTGGTGGATGATATGGTCACCTCGGGGCTGCCGATGA